From the genome of Triticum aestivum cultivar Chinese Spring chromosome 3B, IWGSC CS RefSeq v2.1, whole genome shotgun sequence, one region includes:
- the LOC123064364 gene encoding BTB/POZ and MATH domain-containing protein 2-like, with protein sequence MGCVISSSSALTPSAATAAVKPETVSPRSGSHVLLLYINMYPTYQGLGNGRCVKSETFLAGGRRWYVEFYPDGHGPQDTGWISVFLFLVPAGAFEVVTTQLKISLLDAHGKPVPSYGSGGAWRCCTFSTNEGSWGYSRFITRADLGRLGHVSWENGGFSVQFDIIVSKEISTEYVPGRNHDRMLVPPPDILHDLGQLLSSGEGADVTFEVGGEMFAAHRCVLGARSSVFRAQLLGPMKESTSMCVQIEDMEPKVFQALLHFIYTDSVPEIDDADAVGMIQHLLVAADRYSLKRLKLTCEDKLCSYINTSTVATTVALAEQHACPALKEECFRFLESCNNSMLDLITRSSDFEHLARSCPSIMKELIPKLARKPPCVTNYSNM encoded by the coding sequence ATGGGCTGTGTCATCTCCAGCTCCTCCGCCCTTactccctccgccgccaccgccgccgtcaagCCTGAGACCGTCTCACCCAGGTCAGGCTCGCATGTTCTACTTCTGTACATTAACATGTACCCGACATACCAAGGGCTCGGCAACGGCAGGTGCGTCAAATCGGAGACCTTCCTCGCCGGAGGCCGTCGCTGGTACGTTGAGTTCTACCCCGACGGCCATGGCCCGCAGGACACCGGCTGGATATccgtcttcctcttcctcgtcccgGCAGGCGCCTTCGAGGTCGTCACGACGCAGCTCAAGATCAGCCTGCTCGACGCCCACGGGAAGCCGGTGCCGTCCTACGGCAGCGGAGGTGCGTGGAGGTGCTGCACCTTCTCCACCAATGAAGGGTCGTGGGGTTACTCTCGGTTCATCACCAGGGCTGATCTCGGGAGATTAGGTCACGTGTCGTGGGAGAACGGTGGTTTCAGTGTCCAATTCGACATCATTGTGTCCAAGGAGATTTCCACTGAGTACGTTCCTGGACGGAACCATGATCGCATGCTGGTGCCGCCGCCGGATATCCTCCATGATCTCGGCCAGCTCCTCTCCTCAGGAGAAGGGGCGGACGTCACGTTCGAGGTCGGCGGTGAGATGTTCGCCGCACACAGGTGTGTCCTTGGCGCTCGTTCCTCTGTCTTCAGGGCGCAGCTTCTGGGTCCAATGAAGGAGAGCACATCAATGTGCGTGCAGATAGAGGACATGGAGCCAAAAGTATTCCAGGCATTGCTTCATTTTATCTACACCGATTCGGTGCCTGAGATCGACGATGCTGACGCAGTGGGGATGATCCAGCATTTGCTTGTCGCCGCGGACAGGTACAGCCTCAAGAGACTGAAGTTGACCTGCGAAGACAAACTATGCAGTTACATCAACACTAGCACAGTGGCCACTACAGTGGCACTCGCCGAGCAACATGCTTGTCCTGCACTCAAGGAGGAATGCTTCAGATTCCTCGAGTCCTGTAACAATAGCATGCTGGATCTGATCACACGGAGTTCTGACTTTGAGCATCTAGCAAGAAGTTGCCCGTCTATTATGAAGGAGCTTATTCCCAAACTTGCTCGCAAACCCCCGTGTGTAACAAACTATAGCAACATGTAA